The genomic DNA tatatcaaattttatatctgacaggcatttcaaagttcgaacgggttcaacttattcagaaacagaaacacaggagatgggcgtccctcagggtggtatcttgtccgtcacactttttggactaaaaattaacagcataaccaaatgtcttggccaatctacggaagggtctctatttgtggatgatttcttgatctgttacagatcaaaaaacatgcacactatagaacgacaactacaacaatgtttaggcaaattacaaaattgggctgacgaaaatggctttagattttcaagatcaaaaactgtctgtatgcacttctgtcaaaaacgaaaaccacacaatgatcctgacctcacactcaatggaattaaaattccagtagttgaacaaactaaatttcttggactaatatttgattcgaaactgtcctttgttccacatatcaaacatctgaaggataagtgctcgaaggcgctgaacattctacgagttctttcccattctgattggggtgcagaccgtgaaatgcttctacgtatctatcgggcacttattagatcaaaacttgactacggctctattgtctatggatcggctcgcagctcctatctacagatgcttgaccctatacagaatcagggactgcgtctggcacttggagcttttcgaacaacacctgtgaagagtatccatgtggaagctaatgagccatctctagacgatcgacggaagaaattatccttacagtatgctgctcaactgaaatccaaccccaaaaatcctgcatttaaccttgtattcaatccacaacaccaagaaatatttacacaaaatcaaaagctcataccaacatttggcatcagaatttcaaaatttttgctggaacttaatatcactttcgacaccattgacgagtacaccgtatcggatgtaccaccatggctcattcaaacacctgatatcaatttatctttgcatgagagggcaaaatccagtgcattacccgaagaacacaaatcctcctttcgggagtgcattagggctttccctgaccatgttcagatctacactgacggatcaaaagatggtgataatgttgcggcagcattcTGTAcgtctaatcactgctcctttatccgacttccagatgttgcctccattttctctgcggaagcatgtgctatcggtctggcgcttgaccacatcgaagaacaccgcattgaaaaggcaatcatctgttcagactctctttcggttcttcaggctttgaaatcaagaagccctagaaatactctaatccaaaatcttttaatccgaacatttcgattatcttctaaaactcaaattacttatctctggattcccagtcatgtgggtataaaggggaatgaacaggctgataaagcagctaagactgctcttcgcctagcacaaacagatttgaaactaccatacaccgacatcaaaccttcaattcagtcagccatcaaacactattggcaacaaaggtggtctaccgaaacaaacaataaactgtttaaaattcaacctacacttaatcctaaactgtccagtcggagagaccgcagagaggaagttgttctctctcggctccgaactggacacacatattttacacattcctatctattgagaggggaggatcctcctacatgccatgcatgtgattctcctctcacagtggagcatattttattgcattgtattgattttaaacacatacgagataaatactacgatgtctccgacatgtacactttgtttcatgccgtgagacataatcgtattttcaattatctcaaagagatcggtattttaagcaaaatatgaacgttttctcatcatacatcgtatcaactcaacatttcatcgtttcatcaacattgtgcatgagttttctcatgtgttttagccaaatttattttatcccatgcaaaactcttttatcaaataaacgtttacaatctgtgttttagtccttacttgctttttcttaccctgaacttttatactgatattaatgcatgacttgtagtttggccctaaatgaccttagttgtcgatgggccgtaaaactcaatcAAACAATcatcaaacaaaaaaacctGAATGACAGCTGATGCTGTGTATTAGCATCATTATGATTTATTACTTTTTGCCGATGACCATGTTATATTGGACTGTGATTTTTTTCACTCATTATTACATTCGCTTGCGACATGTCAACACCAAAGAAACGAAAGATCACTTCTGGAAGTACAGCCCTGACCAATTGGTTAGGAAAGTCACAACTCGTGATGGAAACTCCAACAGTCGATACTAACGATAGTCCTGTCAAAAAAACTCCTAGTAAAATCCGTAAATCGGGTGTTGAGGCTAATTATCACGGAAGATCAGCAAGGTACGTACactttatatttccattacaatAATAAAAAGCAGTGGTCATTTGATTATAATGTTACGTCATGTCTATATCACCCACTAGACTCTGTATagaggggccgcggtggccgcgtggttaagatgtcccgacatattaccacaagccctccacctctgggatgcgggttcgaatcctatgtggggcagttgccaggtactgaccgctggccggtggtttttctccgggtactccggctttcctccaccaacaaacctggcacgtccttacatgaccctggctgttaataggacgtaaaactaaacaaaccaaaccaaactctGTATaagattgatttattttataatgaatttgttctttaattctttttatatgtttgtaatgattgttttattacatattacatcAGAAATATAGAATGATAACTAAGAATTCTAATTTACTCCATACGTTCGTTTGCTTGTTCTAAATGAAATTATTActgtttgtatttatataatggcAAATAGTAATCAAGTGATGTTTCCATTCTTATATTGCACATACACTCCATATTTAATGTTCTTTTcttgattttatcattttaggTATGTTGTGCAGTCTCTGCAAGAAGTTCAGGACACGGTCCAAGAATGGAGGAGACGCATGGATAAATTCTCCTTGCACATATATAGTAAAAGAGAGCTTAAAGCGACATGCACGGTCTAGCAACCATATTGATGCTGTAGACTTAGAGGCCAACTCAAGACTCGCAGAACGAGGACAAGGTATCGAGGCTGCTGTGGTTAAGCATGTTTCTATGGAGAGGACAGCTTTAGTTGGAGcctttaaatgtttgttttggttGGCAAAAGAAGAAATTGCACACACCACACATTACGGTTCCCTGTTGGATTTAGCAAAGAGTATGGGATGTGACTATCTTAATATGTTGATGAAAGGTGACAATGTAAACTACAGAAGTCACAGGATCAAAGGAGATGTTGGATTGCATAAGTGCCCAAATAAGAAAACCTATCTTGACCATGATCAGGGATAGTCTGTACTTTTCCATCTTAATTGATGAAACAACAGACATAGCTGTATTAAAGCAGATGACTGTTATGGCCAGATTCATGACTCCAGAAATGAAggtaaatcttaaaaaaatgGTCATATGATATATGAGGAAATGCTCTTATATAATTAGTTCATctattgaatataaatataattttacattttcccTCTAGTTTAtctattgaataaaataatgtttccGTTTCTCTCTAGTAATTATTCCTCtttatgatttatattatttgatttttaggTGAGAACAGCATTTCTTGGATTGGTTGACCTTCCTGACGGCAAAGCAGACACAATCATGGCTGCATTGGAGACATTTTTTAGGGAGAATGAATTACCACTAAACAAATTAATTGGCATGGGATCAGATGGTGCCTCTGTCATGGTCGGCCGGAAAACTGGGGTAAGTTTGTAAAATTAAGTAATAATCTTTGATTTAAtgttcatatttatttgtttgtgatatatatacaatgcaCAGTTAATGTTATCATGTTATGTACTCTGAAATTTGACAACTCATTGTTCAATTTATTGTCTGTAGGTTGCCACTCAGCTAAAGACTGTCAACCCCGAGCTGATCAACATTCACTGTGTGGCTCATCGATTAGCTCTTGCTTCCGCTCAGGCCACAGACAACATTCCATATTTGAGGAAGTTTAAAGACATCATGCAGCAGCTTTTCCGATTTTATCAAAACTCTGCTGTGAGGATGAGTGGATTAAAGGAGATTGAGGTAAACTATATAATCATTAATGATAATTGATTAGTGGTGGGACATCGGTTGGGGATTCAAACCGATCCGATGATCGGATCGGTTGATGTTGCCGATGTCGTTTACCGATTATTTAATCGGTTACAAGAATATCTTCCACAACAAACTGCAGTGTTATTTGATTGCCCTCAAACTATTAAAAGTTGCTTAATTTGCTCTGTGTCCGTGTTTCTCACTTTTTTGCtatcattttttcatatatagCTTACATCAatcattattgatattgtgttaCTCTGTTACTGTGTATAAactgtatatcaatattactTCACTTTTGTTAATTTAAGTACCACCAGTACTTAAGAACACTTGCATGAACTAGCACACTATATTTGATATAATCCTATAGTACAGTAGTGTTGTGGTAGACTGGTAGTGTAGTACACCAATATCTTGCACATTGCTGTGGTCTCTA from Argopecten irradians isolate NY unplaced genomic scaffold, Ai_NY scaffold_0861, whole genome shotgun sequence includes the following:
- the LOC138313709 gene encoding zinc finger protein 862-like; the protein is MLDCISAQIRKPILTMIRDSLYFSILIDETTDIAVLKQMTVMARFMTPEMKVRTAFLGLVDLPDGKADTIMAALETFFRENELPLNKLIGMGSDGASVMVGRKTGVATQLKTVNPELINIHCVAHRLALASAQATDNIPYLRKFKDIMQQLFRFYQNSAVRMSGLKEIEEIGNN